A part of Pirellulaceae bacterium genomic DNA contains:
- a CDS encoding neutral/alkaline non-lysosomal ceramidase N-terminal domain-containing protein, translating into MIKFLTRMICAATASVGLLLVSVRASARERVFQAGAAAVSITPENLPVHSAGSMTPRLARAVHDDLFARCLVLDDGQMQIALVTCDSCMLPRELMDVAKELAQQQTGIPTENILCSATHTHSAVCAVPVFQSPADEPYVAYLTKQIAKAIATAHAHRQPARIGWGVGNAPQHVFNRRWHMRPGVANTDPFDAGTDRVRMNPPANHRELLRPAGPTDPEVSVLAVQSLEGHPLAIWANYSLHYVGGIPGDSLSADYFGYFAQEVARHIQPDTKGTPLIAAMTNGTSGDINNVNFFETTTNRQPLQQIHVVAGDLARVVHGVYQRIPFHDWVPLAMRQSKLTVGVRKPSPEEVSKAKDTLESAGPAPWSKLNAIYANETVHLADFPDHVEILLQAIRIGDLGIVSSPCETFVETGLAIKQLSPLRPTFTIELANGYNGYLPTPQQHALGGYETWRAKSSYLSVDAEPQIRQALLNLLQTVSTPEQPRVDTGAKQPAPIRDALTTIESTRGGRHWVDTPIQPPLRPEESLADFLVEPGLRVELVAAEPLVMDPVWIAFDEHGRMFVAEYADYPTGPTDDDSPPLSRVVMLLDEDGDGQMDRRHVFADQLDFAHSLMPYLGGLLVGAKTEILYLKDTDGDHRADVRETLFSGFTPPHPQMQIGCPQWGMDNWIYFTYGSGDISLHEHSTIRAAGVGSPTPTATAPGNTSIKLVNQDFRFSPLSFGFGAASGFGQFGNTFDQWGRRLLCTNRNPIIHAPIELELLSRNPLVAPPPQQYDVAPSGANSRVFPRVKMKSNYLSHAGTYTSACGTTAYVGDQLGAQFDNSVLVCEPIGHLVSRYVLEPNGAALAANRARPSQEFLTSTDTWFRPVSLANGPDGTLYLADMYRLWVEHPQFLPAEVAQRLDWQAGKDRGRIWRIVSADHRNLPVALTSTPSNCQAVNMLGDSNGWRRELAQRLIVERNAIELAPQLRGWIRQDSNAHAAQRSLWILDGFQQLEPTDVQAGLNSKHEFVRQDSVRLAARFCDNSNVAESVLAAASDASPYVRLWCGLTLGQLRDIRVPGALARLATTHPLDDLTVSAIMSSALNQSARVLERFAYETDTSHQLVASSTARRLVQQLAVTSAACGDPTELTKLLEVLSAPSTAQEWWASAALSGLDAGLRRHQGPLGRTSLAQLLTKPSDEFAPFVEPIRQLLLKATVAASVQSADMNQRLTAIELIAHLPKQSAMETLAELFADKQPTEIQTAALEVWMQLDRSSAVAALLRRWPSLNPGVRRFGLDTLLGHRDTTSIALQAMADGTIQAALVGTDQRAVLLAHPDPKTRQAAQQVLGSAVSLDRYQVVQSYWDCLKLIGDRKAGEQLFRKSCSACHQLGGYGHQVGPDISDSPNRSREALLMDILDPNQKLEPQFIAYQLLTVDGRSLQGLMIAQDANQITLKLADGVQHTVARSEIELLQATATSLMPVGFETDIPVQKMADLLEYLQGSSY; encoded by the coding sequence ATGATTAAATTCCTGACAAGAATGATATGTGCCGCGACAGCGTCCGTTGGATTGCTGCTCGTTTCGGTAAGGGCTTCAGCGAGGGAGAGAGTTTTTCAGGCCGGAGCGGCTGCGGTGAGCATCACTCCGGAGAATCTGCCGGTACATTCCGCTGGCAGCATGACGCCGCGATTGGCCAGGGCAGTACACGACGATTTATTCGCACGGTGCCTAGTGCTGGATGATGGCCAGATGCAAATCGCGCTGGTGACTTGTGACAGTTGCATGCTACCGCGCGAGCTGATGGATGTGGCCAAGGAATTGGCTCAGCAACAAACCGGCATTCCTACCGAAAACATATTGTGCAGTGCGACGCATACTCATTCAGCGGTCTGTGCAGTGCCGGTGTTCCAGAGCCCGGCCGATGAGCCTTATGTTGCATATTTGACCAAGCAAATTGCAAAGGCAATAGCCACGGCACATGCTCATCGACAGCCAGCACGCATCGGTTGGGGTGTGGGCAATGCGCCCCAGCATGTTTTCAACCGTCGCTGGCACATGCGACCGGGAGTGGCCAATACCGACCCCTTTGATGCTGGAACTGACCGTGTGCGCATGAATCCACCTGCCAACCACAGGGAACTGTTGCGACCGGCTGGCCCGACAGATCCAGAAGTCTCTGTGCTGGCCGTACAATCGCTGGAGGGTCATCCACTGGCGATCTGGGCTAATTACTCACTGCATTATGTCGGTGGAATTCCAGGCGACAGCCTGTCCGCTGATTACTTCGGCTACTTTGCTCAAGAAGTCGCGCGACACATTCAACCCGATACTAAGGGGACTCCGCTGATTGCGGCGATGACCAACGGTACTAGCGGCGATATCAACAACGTCAACTTCTTCGAAACTACCACCAATCGCCAACCCCTGCAGCAGATACATGTGGTAGCCGGCGATCTGGCTCGCGTCGTGCATGGAGTTTACCAACGTATCCCATTCCACGACTGGGTACCGTTGGCCATGCGACAATCCAAGCTGACTGTTGGCGTTCGCAAACCATCGCCCGAGGAAGTCAGCAAAGCCAAAGACACGCTAGAATCCGCAGGTCCAGCCCCATGGAGCAAACTTAATGCCATCTACGCCAACGAGACGGTACACCTAGCCGACTTTCCGGACCATGTCGAAATTCTACTGCAAGCAATTCGCATTGGAGACCTAGGAATTGTTAGCTCACCCTGCGAAACGTTCGTTGAAACCGGACTGGCAATCAAGCAACTTAGCCCACTTCGCCCCACGTTCACCATCGAATTGGCCAATGGGTATAACGGCTACCTGCCAACTCCCCAGCAACATGCACTGGGGGGCTACGAGACATGGCGCGCCAAGTCGAGCTATTTGAGCGTGGATGCCGAGCCGCAAATTCGTCAAGCGCTGTTGAATTTACTGCAAACGGTCTCAACACCTGAACAACCCAGGGTGGATACGGGAGCCAAACAACCCGCACCGATCCGCGACGCGCTGACAACTATCGAGAGTACACGTGGTGGCCGGCATTGGGTGGATACGCCCATTCAGCCGCCGCTCCGCCCCGAAGAATCGTTGGCCGACTTCCTGGTCGAGCCGGGGTTGCGAGTCGAACTAGTGGCGGCCGAGCCCTTGGTCATGGACCCGGTATGGATCGCCTTCGACGAACACGGACGCATGTTTGTGGCCGAATATGCGGATTATCCCACAGGACCAACCGACGACGATAGCCCGCCTCTTTCGCGCGTGGTGATGCTGTTGGACGAAGACGGAGATGGCCAAATGGATCGACGACATGTATTTGCAGATCAGCTCGATTTTGCGCATAGCCTGATGCCGTATCTCGGTGGATTGCTGGTAGGTGCCAAGACAGAGATTCTGTATCTCAAAGATACCGATGGCGATCATCGAGCTGATGTCCGAGAAACGTTGTTTAGCGGCTTTACCCCACCACATCCGCAAATGCAAATCGGTTGTCCGCAGTGGGGAATGGATAATTGGATTTACTTCACCTATGGATCAGGAGATATTAGCCTTCACGAACACTCGACGATTCGAGCGGCCGGTGTTGGCAGTCCGACACCCACTGCTACCGCGCCCGGCAACACCTCCATTAAACTTGTCAATCAGGACTTTCGCTTTTCACCGCTCAGCTTTGGTTTTGGAGCTGCCAGCGGTTTCGGACAATTCGGCAACACGTTCGACCAGTGGGGGCGCAGGCTGCTGTGTACGAATCGAAATCCAATCATCCATGCTCCGATTGAATTGGAATTGTTAAGTCGTAATCCGCTGGTCGCGCCACCACCCCAACAATATGACGTGGCACCCTCGGGTGCCAACTCACGGGTATTTCCCCGTGTGAAAATGAAAAGCAACTACCTGTCACACGCGGGCACATACACATCGGCCTGCGGCACCACCGCCTACGTCGGGGATCAGCTAGGCGCGCAGTTTGACAACAGCGTGCTGGTGTGCGAGCCCATTGGGCATCTGGTGTCGCGATATGTGTTGGAGCCCAATGGAGCTGCACTGGCTGCCAACCGGGCTCGACCTAGCCAAGAATTTCTGACATCGACTGACACTTGGTTCCGCCCGGTCAGCCTAGCCAACGGACCCGACGGCACGTTGTATTTGGCGGACATGTATCGCTTGTGGGTCGAACATCCGCAGTTTCTGCCGGCTGAGGTTGCACAGCGTTTGGATTGGCAGGCGGGTAAAGATCGCGGCCGGATTTGGCGGATCGTTTCAGCCGACCACCGCAATTTGCCGGTTGCCCTGACTAGCACCCCCAGCAATTGTCAGGCAGTCAATATGCTCGGCGACAGCAACGGCTGGCGACGCGAGTTGGCTCAGAGGCTAATTGTTGAGCGCAACGCTATTGAACTTGCTCCGCAGCTTCGAGGCTGGATCCGTCAAGACTCAAACGCTCACGCTGCCCAGCGGTCGCTGTGGATACTGGATGGATTCCAGCAGCTAGAGCCAACGGACGTCCAGGCCGGATTGAACTCGAAACATGAGTTCGTTCGACAGGATTCTGTTCGCCTAGCCGCACGGTTTTGCGACAATTCGAATGTAGCTGAGTCTGTATTGGCTGCAGCTAGCGATGCTAGCCCATACGTGAGGCTGTGGTGTGGGTTGACTCTGGGTCAGTTACGCGATATCCGAGTGCCCGGTGCTCTTGCACGTCTGGCGACGACGCATCCACTGGACGACCTGACCGTTTCCGCGATCATGAGTTCTGCGTTGAATCAAAGTGCACGGGTGCTGGAGAGATTTGCATATGAGACGGATACCTCACACCAACTTGTGGCCAGCTCGACAGCTCGACGATTGGTCCAACAGCTCGCAGTCACTTCGGCTGCCTGTGGCGATCCGACTGAGTTGACTAAGCTTCTTGAGGTTCTATCGGCTCCAAGCACTGCCCAAGAATGGTGGGCCAGCGCTGCTCTGAGTGGCCTCGATGCGGGACTGAGACGTCATCAAGGCCCCCTGGGACGCACTTCCTTGGCACAACTCTTAACTAAACCCTCTGATGAGTTTGCTCCGTTCGTCGAACCCATCCGTCAGTTGTTGCTCAAGGCAACCGTCGCTGCCAGCGTTCAATCGGCTGACATGAATCAGCGATTGACAGCTATTGAACTTATTGCTCATTTACCAAAACAGTCAGCGATGGAGACATTAGCAGAGCTGTTTGCGGATAAACAGCCCACCGAAATTCAAACTGCGGCATTGGAGGTTTGGATGCAGCTCGACCGCTCATCTGCCGTCGCCGCACTACTGCGGCGCTGGCCGTCGCTCAACCCAGGCGTTCGCAGGTTTGGACTCGACACACTGTTGGGTCACCGCGATACGACGTCTATAGCCCTTCAAGCCATGGCGGATGGGACGATTCAAGCGGCATTGGTCGGTACAGATCAACGCGCTGTGCTGCTGGCCCATCCCGATCCTAAAACTCGACAGGCGGCACAACAGGTCCTGGGCAGTGCGGTGTCACTGGATCGCTACCAAGTTGTCCAGAGCTATTGGGACTGCCTGAAGCTGATTGGGGATCGCAAAGCGGGCGAACAGCTCTTTAGGAAATCTTGTTCTGCTTGCCACCAACTGGGCGGCTATGGCCATCAGGTAGGCCCAGACATCAGCGACTCCCCCAACCGCTCGCGCGAGGCGCTGCTGATGGATATCTTGGATCCCAACCAAAAACTGGAGCCGCAGTTTATCGCCTACCAATTGCTGACTGTGGATGGGCGGTCACTTCAGGGATTAATGATTGCCCAAGATGCTAATCAAATCACTTTGAAGCTGGCCGACGGCGTCCAGCACACCGTAGCCCGATCAGAAATTGAACTTCTGCAAGCCACAGCCACATCCCTGATGCCAGTTGGATTTGAAACGGACATTCCAGTCCAGAAAATGGCTGATCTCTTAGAGTATTTGCAAGGCAGTAGTTATTAG
- a CDS encoding pyridoxine 5'-phosphate synthase, translating to MAAQLSVNLNAVAMLRNRRNLPWPSLLHLGGLALDAGAHGLTVHPRPDQRHIRFTDLQPLRELTARRGVELNIEGYPTPQFMELVSQNRPDQVTLVPDDPSQSTSDHGWDCIAHRDFLKSIVARLHQVVPRVSLFCDPDATEQQLEAAQDVGANRIELYTGPYGVTYDNAEAARSELSLLVRTAGFASQQGLGVNAGHDLTVDNLPPLVAAVPNLLEVSIGHALTADALEFGMTETVQRFMAACSGSQSRS from the coding sequence ATGGCTGCACAACTTTCGGTCAACCTAAACGCCGTGGCCATGCTGAGAAACCGGCGAAACTTGCCTTGGCCTTCACTGTTGCATCTGGGCGGGCTGGCGCTGGATGCAGGCGCGCACGGACTAACGGTTCACCCGCGTCCAGACCAGCGTCACATTCGATTCACCGACTTACAACCGCTGCGTGAGCTGACTGCGCGCCGCGGTGTTGAGCTGAACATTGAAGGCTATCCGACGCCGCAATTCATGGAGCTTGTCAGCCAGAACCGGCCTGATCAAGTAACGCTTGTCCCAGATGATCCCTCGCAGAGCACCTCGGATCACGGCTGGGATTGTATTGCGCATCGGGATTTCTTGAAGTCGATCGTAGCCCGACTTCATCAGGTGGTTCCTCGCGTTTCGCTGTTCTGCGACCCGGATGCTACTGAGCAACAGCTGGAAGCGGCTCAGGATGTCGGTGCTAACCGCATCGAGCTGTATACGGGGCCTTACGGAGTCACGTATGACAATGCCGAAGCGGCGCGCTCGGAGTTATCGCTGCTGGTGCGCACAGCCGGATTTGCCAGTCAGCAGGGGCTTGGTGTCAATGCAGGCCACGATCTGACCGTCGACAACCTGCCCCCCCTGGTCGCCGCAGTTCCGAACTTGTTGGAAGTTTCGATCGGCCATGCGCTCACCGCCGATGCGTTGGAATTTGGAATGACTGAAACGGTTCAAAGATTTATGGCGGCGTGCAGCGGTAGCCAATCACGATCCTAA
- a CDS encoding MFS transporter: MSKPAVDSNTTVNGVRIPGTRREEIAWAMYDWGSSAWSTIQITIVVYYITTVVFPREGTIFTGANIYAYGIGISMFLAALASPVIGAMADARANKRSWLVFATVMGAGCGTLMGIVPPTETWLIAVLFFLTCLGFELSWGIYNGFLPEIADQQSINRVSAWGFGLGYVGGGLALALAIVVLQYGQVMGLPDPSIDVVPHLRVGIVIMGLWWAIFSIPTLVILRDKATPKIQPLSLIPQTQAAFAQVFQTLRSVRRYAPLALFLIGFLFYNDGMQTVITQASVFAERELKMAAGELSMMILMVQFISLPGSLMMGWLSDRIGTKLTLHINLAVWVGLLVAAFFVTTKPQFWVMAGVLALVMGGAQSVSRALMAMMTPPSRSAEFMGFFNLSGRAVSMMGPILFATILHVTNSAHYAVLSLLVFFIIGWFFVLLVNVQRGHQQAELEG, from the coding sequence ATGTCTAAGCCGGCTGTCGATTCAAACACCACTGTGAATGGCGTTCGAATACCAGGCACACGCCGCGAGGAGATCGCTTGGGCAATGTATGATTGGGGCAGTAGCGCCTGGTCGACCATACAGATCACCATTGTGGTCTATTACATCACTACCGTTGTTTTTCCGCGCGAAGGAACGATTTTTACAGGCGCCAACATCTATGCCTACGGTATTGGAATCTCCATGTTCTTGGCTGCGCTGGCATCGCCCGTGATTGGCGCTATGGCCGATGCCCGAGCCAACAAACGCAGTTGGCTTGTGTTTGCAACGGTCATGGGAGCAGGCTGCGGAACGTTGATGGGGATTGTCCCGCCTACAGAGACGTGGTTGATAGCCGTTCTGTTCTTTTTGACCTGCCTGGGCTTTGAGCTGTCGTGGGGAATCTATAACGGATTCCTGCCGGAAATTGCGGACCAGCAAAGTATCAATCGTGTTTCGGCTTGGGGCTTCGGCCTGGGGTACGTCGGTGGAGGACTGGCGTTGGCCTTGGCAATTGTGGTGCTGCAATACGGACAGGTCATGGGACTACCCGACCCGAGTATTGATGTGGTCCCGCATTTGCGAGTTGGCATCGTCATCATGGGCTTGTGGTGGGCGATTTTCTCGATTCCAACACTGGTTATCCTTCGCGACAAGGCCACGCCCAAGATCCAGCCGCTTTCGCTAATTCCACAAACGCAAGCTGCCTTTGCACAGGTGTTTCAGACTTTGCGTAGTGTGCGCCGCTATGCTCCGCTGGCTCTGTTTCTGATTGGCTTCCTGTTTTACAACGACGGTATGCAGACGGTAATTACTCAAGCTTCGGTATTTGCCGAACGCGAGTTGAAGATGGCGGCAGGTGAACTGTCGATGATGATTTTGATGGTTCAGTTCATATCGCTGCCGGGCTCGCTGATGATGGGTTGGTTATCGGATAGGATTGGTACCAAGCTAACATTACACATTAACTTAGCCGTGTGGGTGGGCTTGTTGGTGGCTGCCTTTTTTGTGACCACCAAGCCACAGTTTTGGGTGATGGCGGGAGTGCTGGCCTTGGTGATGGGGGGGGCCCAGTCGGTCAGCCGCGCTTTGATGGCGATGATGACACCGCCGTCGCGCTCTGCCGAGTTTATGGGATTCTTTAACTTATCAGGCAGAGCAGTCAGTATGATGGGGCCGATCCTATTTGCCACCATTTTGCATGTGACCAACAGCGCCCACTACGCTGTCTTGAGCTTACTAGTCTTCTTCATCATTGGTTGGTTCTTTGTACTTCTGGTGAACGTCCAGCGCGGTCATCAACAGGCCGAACTAGAAGGGTAA
- the corA gene encoding magnesium/cobalt transporter CorA: MFRTLETTHSGSIFGTSDLASVDLPATGCIRWIDLTAQDEAQLAILAERFRFHPLTIEDCAHFDQRPKLESYGEYLFVVLHGFRPLADDNQVPDPYELHIFLGKDYLVTVHAEPIPALETVWRRIESDSKLLHRGSSFICYLLADAIIDAYFPVLDQISIHVDDIEERVLDRHHLVDLSEIFLYKRLLVALRRILSPQRDVLLMLAKQGDGWVDERTSLYFQDVYDHVLILTESVESTRDLLGNALEAYLWNESQRTNEIMKRLTLLSAIFLPLTFVTGFFGQNFADIPFENRALLALMLISCAVIPASMVYYFKRSRWF; encoded by the coding sequence ATGTTTCGCACGCTAGAAACTACACATTCAGGCTCGATCTTCGGCACTAGCGACCTGGCTAGCGTTGACCTACCTGCCACGGGGTGCATCCGTTGGATCGACTTAACTGCTCAAGACGAAGCACAGCTTGCTATATTGGCAGAGCGTTTTAGGTTCCATCCGCTGACGATCGAAGACTGCGCACATTTTGATCAACGTCCCAAGCTGGAATCATACGGCGAGTATCTATTTGTCGTACTGCATGGTTTTCGACCGCTAGCCGACGACAATCAAGTTCCCGACCCTTATGAACTGCATATTTTCTTAGGCAAAGATTACTTGGTGACGGTCCACGCCGAGCCGATTCCGGCACTTGAGACCGTGTGGCGCAGAATCGAGTCGGACAGCAAGTTGCTTCATCGAGGCAGTTCGTTCATCTGCTACTTACTGGCCGACGCAATTATTGACGCCTACTTCCCAGTGCTGGACCAGATTTCCATTCACGTGGACGATATTGAAGAGCGTGTGCTGGATCGTCATCACTTGGTCGATCTTAGTGAAATCTTTCTATACAAGAGGCTGTTGGTGGCCTTGCGGAGAATCCTGTCGCCACAGCGCGACGTTCTGCTGATGCTGGCCAAGCAGGGCGATGGCTGGGTGGACGAACGTACCTCGCTTTACTTTCAAGATGTGTATGACCACGTACTGATTCTTACCGAATCGGTGGAGTCGACTCGTGATCTGCTGGGCAATGCACTAGAGGCATACTTGTGGAACGAATCGCAGCGGACCAACGAGATCATGAAGCGGTTGACGCTGTTAAGCGCGATTTTTCTACCGTTAACTTTTGTTACCGGTTTCTTCGGGCAAAATTTTGCAGATATTCCGTTTGAAAATCGGGCCTTGCTAGCGCTCATGCTGATAAGCTGTGCCGTCATACCTGCGAGCATGGTCTATTACTTCAAACGCAGTCGTTGGTTTTAA
- a CDS encoding calcium/sodium antiporter — MALLMLVAGLVILTAGAELLIRGATKLAVVCGISPLVVGLTVVAFGTSAPELVVSVQSAYLGKPDVALGNVVGSNIFNILFILGISALIVPLRVSQQLIRLDVPLLVLVSLIMGAMAYDGLIGKLDGLLLASGLVAYTAFAVVKSRKEEAGIRAEYEAEFGPVEKSSGLSSILKNLALIAVGLAMLILGSRWFVEAAVDIARSLGISELVIGLTIVAVGTSLPEVATSIMAAIRGERDIAVGNVVGSNLFNIMSVLGIASLASPQGIAVSRDALQLDIPIMIAVTVACLPIFFTGNTIARWEGGLFFGYYIAYTVFLILNAAAPGAAGWFALIMLVFVIPLTVITLLVTVFRAWGQPPATYD, encoded by the coding sequence ATGGCGCTTTTGATGTTAGTCGCTGGCTTGGTAATTTTGACCGCTGGTGCAGAATTGTTGATACGCGGAGCGACAAAGCTGGCTGTGGTTTGTGGGATCTCACCACTGGTAGTTGGATTGACAGTCGTGGCTTTCGGAACAAGCGCGCCAGAATTGGTGGTCAGCGTCCAATCGGCGTATCTTGGAAAACCCGATGTGGCGTTGGGAAACGTTGTTGGTAGCAATATCTTCAACATACTCTTCATCTTGGGTATCTCAGCCCTGATCGTGCCGCTGCGTGTGTCGCAGCAGCTAATTCGGCTGGATGTTCCCTTATTGGTCTTGGTTAGTCTGATTATGGGCGCAATGGCCTACGATGGATTGATCGGCAAGCTGGACGGATTGTTATTGGCTTCCGGATTGGTTGCCTATACAGCTTTTGCCGTGGTCAAGAGCCGCAAAGAAGAGGCTGGTATTCGAGCAGAATACGAAGCAGAATTTGGGCCTGTTGAAAAATCCTCAGGCTTAAGCAGCATATTGAAGAACTTGGCTTTGATTGCGGTTGGGCTGGCAATGCTGATTTTGGGTTCAAGGTGGTTCGTGGAAGCAGCCGTAGATATTGCGCGAAGCTTGGGAATCTCGGAACTCGTTATTGGCTTGACGATCGTAGCTGTCGGTACCTCGCTGCCCGAAGTGGCCACGTCGATAATGGCTGCGATTCGTGGGGAGCGCGATATTGCAGTTGGAAACGTTGTGGGCAGCAATTTATTCAACATTATGAGCGTGTTAGGGATTGCCAGCCTAGCCTCGCCACAAGGCATCGCGGTTTCCCGCGATGCTCTGCAGCTTGATATTCCAATCATGATTGCCGTGACTGTGGCCTGCCTGCCGATTTTTTTCACAGGCAACACGATCGCTCGCTGGGAAGGCGGTTTGTTTTTCGGATACTATATTGCGTATACAGTCTTCCTGATCCTAAACGCAGCCGCGCCCGGCGCAGCTGGCTGGTTTGCGTTGATCATGCTGGTGTTTGTCATACCCCTTACGGTGATTACGCTGTTGGTAACAGTCTTTCGCGCGTGGGGTCAACCGCCTGCGACCTATGATTGA